A genomic segment from Ignavibacteriales bacterium encodes:
- a CDS encoding aminoacyl-tRNA hydrolase, translated as MHVIVGIGNPGSRYKNNRHNVGFQFLDYFCSKKLLSYKASKFEYHFAEGEFSGFPFVLIKPDTYVNNSGLAVLDCINHYKIDVTKILVIVDDISLNLSDIRIRRSGGDGGHNGLSSIIYHLNNNDFSRLRIGIGNDFESGNLASYVLSDFDENDLMQLKKSFEISTILVESFISDGYNKMLSAFSRLKNLDKLNKESE; from the coding sequence GTGCATGTAATTGTTGGAATTGGAAATCCGGGTAGCCGTTATAAAAATAACAGGCATAATGTTGGGTTCCAGTTCCTTGACTATTTTTGTAGCAAAAAATTGTTGTCTTACAAAGCTTCAAAATTCGAGTATCATTTTGCAGAAGGGGAATTTTCAGGTTTCCCATTCGTTTTAATAAAGCCGGATACCTATGTAAATAATAGTGGTTTAGCAGTTTTAGATTGTATTAACCATTATAAAATTGATGTTACTAAAATTTTGGTCATTGTTGATGATATCAGCTTAAATCTATCTGATATTCGAATTAGAAGATCTGGCGGAGATGGCGGACATAACGGTTTAAGTTCAATTATTTATCATCTTAATAACAATGATTTTTCTAGACTAAGAATAGGGATAGGTAATGATTTTGAATCAGGAAATCTTGCATCCTATGTTTTATCTGACTTTGATGAAAATGATCTTATGCAACTTAAAAAATCCTTTGAAATAAGCACAATACTTGTAGAAAGTTTTATTTCGGACGGATACAATAAAATGCTTAGTGCCTTCAGCCGATTAAAAAATCTAGATAAATTAAATAAAGAATCAGAATAA
- a CDS encoding 50S ribosomal protein L25 produces MEKVIIEAQKRNKIDKASRSALRKEGKVPAIFYSKHHEPLPVQFSERAIHPLVFTSKTSLITLNVDGHEELDCIIKDVQFDPVTEKIVHIDLLGLKKGEKIQIEVPVQLVGNAIGIKEGGILQHTLHKLQIDCLPKDIPEHLEIDVTELKLGQAIHVGDLKFENFDILNSPESIIASVTHPKVEKVAEPVAGEAEGTAEPEVIAKGKPQDKEE; encoded by the coding sequence ATGGAGAAAGTAATAATAGAAGCACAGAAGCGTAATAAAATTGATAAGGCATCAAGAAGCGCTTTACGTAAAGAAGGAAAGGTTCCTGCAATATTTTATTCAAAACATCATGAACCACTGCCAGTGCAATTTTCAGAAAGAGCAATTCATCCTCTCGTGTTCACATCAAAAACAAGTTTAATCACCCTTAATGTTGATGGGCACGAAGAATTAGATTGTATTATAAAAGATGTTCAATTTGACCCCGTTACAGAAAAAATTGTTCATATAGATTTGTTAGGTCTTAAAAAGGGTGAGAAAATTCAAATTGAAGTTCCTGTTCAATTAGTTGGTAATGCTATTGGAATTAAAGAAGGCGGGATATTGCAACATACCCTTCATAAACTACAAATTGATTGTTTACCGAAAGATATCCCAGAACATTTAGAGATTGATGTTACTGAACTGAAGCTTGGGCAAGCTATTCATGTAGGTGATCTAAAGTTTGAAAATTTTGATATTCTTAATTCACCTGAATCTATCATTGCATCAGTAACACATCCAAAAGTTGAAAAAGTGGCTGAACCTGTTGCAGGTGAAGCTGAGGGAACCGCTGAACCTGAAGTTATAGCTAAAGGTAAGCCACAGGATAAAGAAGAATAA
- a CDS encoding ribose-phosphate pyrophosphokinase gives MSSSGYMIFAGTSNVPLAEKIAESIGVNLGMLELKRFSDGEIWVKFGENIRGREIFLIQSTNPPAENLIELLIMIDAARRASAKRITAIIPYFGYARQDRKDQPRVSITAKLMANLITEAGADRVMTMDLHASQIQGFFDLPVDHLYGSSIFLDHLNNLSDNLSVVSPDVGGIKIARAYAKMLHSGLIVIDKRRPKQNLAEVMNIIGEVEGKDILLVDDLIDTAGTFVGAAKALKAKGAEKIYGAVTHPLLSGPAIERLNSSDIDRLFVTDTINFNENASDRIVKISAAPLFGEAIRRTYKNESISSLFNIDKG, from the coding sequence ATGTCATCAAGCGGTTATATGATCTTTGCAGGAACTTCAAATGTTCCTTTAGCGGAAAAAATTGCAGAGTCGATTGGTGTTAATTTAGGAATGCTTGAGTTAAAAAGATTTAGCGATGGTGAAATTTGGGTGAAGTTTGGTGAGAACATCAGAGGACGGGAGATATTTTTAATTCAATCAACCAATCCACCTGCTGAAAATCTTATTGAACTTTTAATTATGATTGATGCAGCCAGAAGAGCATCTGCAAAAAGAATAACAGCAATTATTCCTTATTTTGGATACGCAAGACAGGATAGAAAAGATCAGCCTCGTGTTTCTATTACAGCAAAACTAATGGCTAATCTTATTACAGAAGCGGGTGCTGATAGAGTGATGACAATGGATTTGCACGCTTCGCAAATACAAGGATTTTTTGATCTGCCGGTTGATCACCTTTATGGATCATCAATTTTTCTGGATCATTTAAATAACTTGTCTGATAATCTTTCAGTTGTTTCACCAGATGTTGGTGGAATTAAAATTGCCAGGGCTTATGCAAAAATGCTTCACTCCGGTTTAATTGTTATCGATAAAAGAAGACCAAAACAAAATCTTGCTGAAGTGATGAATATTATTGGCGAAGTTGAAGGCAAGGATATTTTACTTGTAGATGATCTGATAGATACTGCTGGTACTTTTGTTGGCGCTGCTAAAGCGCTAAAAGCTAAAGGTGCAGAAAAGATATATGGTGCGGTTACTCATCCGTTGCTTTCAGGGCCTGCAATAGAGCGTTTGAACAGTAGTGATATAGATAGACTTTTTGTTACTGATACAATAAATTTTAATGAAAATGCATCTGACCGAATTGTAAAGATTTCAGCAGCACCGTTATTTGGCGAAGCAATTAGAAGAACTTATAAAAACGAATCAATTAGTTCATTATTTAATATAGATAAAGGTTAA
- a CDS encoding zinc ribbon domain-containing protein has translation MPTYEYKCLKCGNRFEIFQSMKDEPTKNCPVCNGEVKRLISAGAGAIFKGTGFYHTDYKNSSKPSETKTAEKVKPVEKSTTEIKTVKKNTADK, from the coding sequence TTGCCAACTTATGAGTATAAGTGTTTGAAGTGTGGAAATAGATTTGAAATTTTTCAATCTATGAAAGATGAGCCAACAAAAAACTGTCCTGTTTGTAATGGTGAAGTTAAAAGATTAATTAGTGCGGGTGCGGGTGCAATATTTAAAGGAACTGGTTTTTATCATACCGATTACAAAAATTCATCTAAACCATCAGAGACAAAAACTGCTGAAAAAGTTAAACCTGTCGAGAAATCAACAACAGAAATTAAGACTGTTAAAAAAAATACTGCTGATAAATAA
- a CDS encoding PD40 domain-containing protein, whose protein sequence is MKVVKLFLASFIFCSVAAFGQFGKNKIHIKDYDWYYIQTKHFDIYFSQDGESLTEFTAQAAEDAITSIQSTLNYRVNNRVTIIIFNSQNEFQETNVIDQYLSEGIQGFTELFKNRVVIQFTGSYKQFRHLIHHELTHAVMNDMFYGGSIQNIIANNISLQFPLWFSEGLAEYEALGWDVDTDMFIRDAAVSEYLPEINQLGGYFAYRGGQSVFYYIANKYGKEKIGELVNKIKGVGSVEEGIKATLGIDTKELGERWRKDIKKTFWPDVALRDDPEDFAKRLTDPEKDKGFYNTSPTLSPQGDKIAFISNRDYYFGLYIMDALTGKTLERIVEGNQTPDFEELNILTPGLTWSPDGTKIALSAKRSGFDAIYIFDVESGDKEILDINFEAVESVTWSNDGKTLAFIGQNTRESDLYIYSFQTGETKNLTNDIFSDSDPAWSHDDKAIYFSSDRGDDLDGRNLPDDFKISNHNYSQKDIYKYELSNNNTVRITDLPLSDETSPREEANGENLILISDQNGINNIYTKSLAENGSENSVLNSPLKPITNSLTGLYHLSLSKDTKKLVFSTLYESVYNIFMLDNPFETKTKLDKLTPTLYFTKLEEQRNRKSEIKIIKDQTDTNTIVQNNSDVEDDEIKIFTGDVVEVDSSSKSSGRDFSNFVFGKQDSSQEKVYANDSLFIPKDNLDNNGNYRVNKYKITFGPDLIYANAGYSTFYGLIGTTVLSFSDVLGDHRLVGVTGLQIDLKNSDYGLAYYYLGGRVDYGVQGYHTARFVNLVRGNFINLYRYRSYGATISASLPLNRFYRFEGGLSWLNVKGENLDDISIPSDEASFIIPSLAFVHDNVMWGYTSPIQGTRYRVEAYGNPGIGNKKLSFYTLSGDYRTYLRFWTDYSFVMRFSGGYSGGSNAQRFFLGGIENWINRSFATSEIPIESTSDYAFLTAVLPMRGFNYSEQIGSKYFLMNYELRFPLIRYLVPGPIPILFSNILGVAYIDIGSAWNNTGKLQFFNKDENGNVVSKDLLMGTGVGTRVFFLYFLLRFDVAWAYHVDKFAKPIFYFSIGADF, encoded by the coding sequence ATGAAGGTAGTAAAACTTTTTTTAGCATCATTTATTTTCTGTTCCGTTGCAGCATTTGGGCAATTTGGAAAAAATAAAATTCATATTAAGGATTATGATTGGTACTATATCCAAACTAAACATTTTGATATATACTTTTCGCAGGATGGTGAGTCTCTTACAGAATTTACAGCCCAAGCTGCTGAAGATGCTATTACCTCAATTCAATCAACACTTAATTATAGAGTTAACAATCGGGTTACGATAATTATTTTCAATTCTCAAAATGAATTTCAAGAAACTAATGTAATCGATCAATATTTAAGTGAAGGGATACAGGGGTTTACAGAGCTATTTAAAAATAGAGTTGTAATTCAGTTTACAGGATCTTACAAGCAATTTCGTCATTTAATTCATCACGAACTTACCCACGCAGTAATGAATGATATGTTTTATGGCGGTTCAATTCAGAACATTATCGCAAATAATATTTCACTACAATTTCCGTTATGGTTTAGCGAAGGATTAGCGGAGTACGAAGCGCTTGGTTGGGACGTTGATACAGATATGTTTATACGTGATGCTGCGGTAAGTGAATATTTACCTGAAATAAATCAGCTTGGCGGTTATTTTGCTTACCGTGGTGGACAATCAGTTTTTTATTATATCGCAAACAAATATGGCAAAGAAAAAATTGGCGAGTTAGTAAATAAAATAAAAGGTGTCGGTAGCGTTGAAGAGGGAATTAAAGCCACTTTAGGAATTGATACTAAAGAATTAGGTGAGCGCTGGAGAAAAGACATTAAAAAAACATTTTGGCCTGATGTTGCTTTAAGAGATGATCCGGAAGATTTTGCAAAAAGATTAACTGATCCTGAAAAAGATAAAGGATTTTATAATACTTCTCCAACACTTTCACCACAAGGTGATAAGATAGCGTTTATCTCAAATCGTGATTACTATTTCGGTCTTTATATTATGGATGCTTTGACCGGAAAAACACTTGAGAGGATTGTTGAAGGAAATCAAACACCTGATTTTGAAGAATTAAATATTTTAACTCCAGGATTAACGTGGTCGCCTGATGGAACCAAAATAGCTTTATCGGCAAAGAGAAGCGGCTTTGATGCAATTTATATTTTTGATGTTGAATCCGGAGATAAAGAAATTCTTGATATTAATTTTGAAGCGGTTGAAAGTGTAACATGGTCCAATGATGGAAAAACCCTTGCATTTATTGGACAAAATACGCGTGAATCTGATCTTTATATTTATAGTTTTCAAACCGGTGAAACAAAAAATTTAACAAATGATATTTTTAGTGACTCTGATCCTGCGTGGTCACATGACGACAAGGCAATTTATTTTTCATCAGATAGAGGAGATGATCTTGATGGAAGAAATTTACCTGATGATTTTAAAATATCGAACCATAATTACTCGCAAAAAGATATTTACAAATATGAACTATCAAATAACAATACAGTTAGGATAACTGATCTTCCATTAAGTGATGAAACATCACCAAGAGAAGAAGCCAATGGTGAGAATTTAATTTTGATTTCGGATCAAAACGGAATAAATAATATTTATACAAAATCGCTTGCAGAAAATGGATCTGAAAACTCCGTACTAAATTCTCCATTAAAACCGATTACAAATTCTTTAACCGGTTTGTATCATTTGTCTTTATCAAAAGACACAAAGAAATTAGTTTTTTCTACTTTGTATGAATCAGTATATAATATATTTATGCTTGATAATCCATTTGAAACAAAAACTAAACTTGATAAGCTTACACCCACATTGTACTTTACAAAATTAGAAGAGCAACGAAATAGAAAGTCTGAAATAAAGATCATTAAAGACCAAACTGATACTAATACTATTGTACAGAATAATAGCGATGTTGAAGATGATGAAATTAAAATATTTACGGGTGATGTTGTTGAGGTAGATTCATCATCAAAAAGCAGCGGAAGAGATTTTTCTAATTTTGTTTTTGGTAAACAAGATTCATCACAGGAAAAAGTTTATGCAAACGATTCATTATTTATTCCAAAAGATAATTTAGATAACAACGGAAATTATCGTGTAAACAAATATAAAATTACATTTGGTCCTGATCTGATTTACGCTAATGCTGGTTACAGCACTTTCTATGGATTAATTGGAACTACAGTCCTTTCTTTTAGTGATGTTTTAGGTGATCATCGGTTGGTTGGAGTTACCGGTTTGCAAATTGATTTGAAGAACAGCGATTACGGTTTGGCTTATTATTATCTCGGCGGAAGAGTTGATTATGGAGTTCAGGGTTATCATACTGCAAGATTCGTAAATCTAGTAAGAGGTAATTTTATTAATCTTTATAGATACAGAAGCTATGGCGCAACAATTTCAGCCAGTTTGCCGTTAAATCGTTTTTATAGATTTGAAGGCGGGTTAAGCTGGTTAAATGTAAAAGGAGAAAATCTTGATGATATATCCATTCCATCAGATGAAGCCTCTTTTATTATACCATCTTTAGCATTTGTTCACGATAATGTTATGTGGGGATACACATCACCAATACAAGGGACTAGATATAGAGTTGAAGCTTATGGTAATCCAGGAATTGGGAATAAAAAATTAAGTTTCTACACGCTTAGCGGTGATTATAGAACCTATTTAAGATTCTGGACTGACTACTCTTTTGTAATGAGATTTTCGGGTGGTTATTCTGGTGGATCAAATGCACAAAGATTTTTTCTTGGTGGAATTGAAAATTGGATTAACAGATCCTTTGCTACCTCAGAAATTCCAATTGAGTCAACAAGTGATTATGCTTTTTTAACAGCAGTTTTACCTATGCGTGGTTTTAATTATTCTGAGCAGATTGGTTCTAAATATTTTTTAATGAACTATGAACTTAGATTTCCTTTGATTCGATACCTTGTTCCGGGTCCAATACCAATTTTATTTAGTAATATTCTTGGTGTGGCTTATATAGATATTGGATCAGCATGGAATAATACAGGTAAGTTGCAGTTTTTTAATAAAGATGAAAATGGAAATGTTGTTAGTAAAGATTTACTAATGGGCACAGGTGTTGGTACGCGTGTATTCTTCCTCTATTTTCTCTTAAGATTTGATGTGGCTTGGGCTTATCATGTTGATAAATTTGCAAAACCTATTTTCTATTTTTCAATCGGAGCAGATTTTTAA
- the rnr gene encoding ribonuclease R — protein MKKELKAFFNRNQGRGFKSKDVASKLGFNSDHEYASLKAALHKLESESFLIRTGKKYQLNKVPQTNRLKGRLEINRNGFGFVNINNEKHGDIFIAARNIGTAFDGDLVEVELFAKQKGKNIEGQIVNIVERKRKEYVGIIKKSKSFFFISPDDPKLHRDIYITEAKLNGAKTGDKVVVGKLVWDSSMLNPECEVVEVIGKSGTHETDIISIAREFDLKYKFPNSVLAEAESIPTAIPKEEINNRIDFRNKNVFTIDPEDAKDFDDALSLERLENGNLSIGIHIADVSHYVKKDSALDVEARERGNSVYFVGRVIPMLPEKLSNQICSLVPFEDRLTYSVIVEMTPRGKIINYLIEKTIINSKRRFTYEEAQKVIDTEKGDLVEDILELNKIAELYRKKRMREGSFNFISPEVKFNLDENGVPVSILVKKLQQSNMLIEEFMLLANKLVATQIAVPKSGAVKPFVYRIHDLPDQEKIVEFSRFVKTLGYTFDPNASSKSIGFQNLLNQVKGKEEEGLINELAIRSMAKAVYSPDNIGHYGLGFKYYSHFTSPIRRYSDLIVHRLLFNYKNLKNGEIYSLAQLEEICENISATERNAVEAERFSVKQKQIEYLKNHQGNEFSAIISGITNFGIFVKITDILAEGLVRLRDLDDDYYIHDEKKYAIVGKRTKKQYRLGDKISVKLIRVDEERSELDFIILESKEAG, from the coding sequence ATGAAAAAAGAATTAAAAGCTTTCTTTAACAGAAATCAGGGTAGGGGATTTAAATCCAAAGATGTTGCATCTAAACTTGGATTTAATTCTGATCACGAATATGCTTCTTTAAAAGCAGCGCTTCATAAACTTGAATCAGAATCCTTTCTGATCAGAACGGGAAAAAAATACCAGCTTAACAAAGTACCGCAAACAAACAGGTTAAAAGGCAGACTTGAAATTAACAGAAATGGTTTTGGATTTGTAAATATCAATAATGAAAAACATGGTGATATTTTTATTGCTGCCAGAAATATTGGGACAGCTTTCGATGGTGATTTAGTGGAAGTAGAATTATTTGCCAAACAAAAAGGTAAAAATATTGAAGGGCAAATTGTAAATATCGTTGAAAGAAAACGTAAAGAATATGTTGGAATAATTAAAAAATCCAAATCATTCTTTTTTATTTCACCTGATGATCCAAAACTTCACAGGGATATATACATAACAGAAGCGAAACTTAACGGTGCTAAAACGGGGGATAAAGTTGTCGTAGGTAAGTTAGTTTGGGATTCTTCAATGCTCAATCCGGAATGTGAAGTTGTTGAAGTAATAGGAAAATCGGGAACACACGAAACAGATATTATTTCGATAGCGCGTGAGTTTGATCTGAAATATAAATTCCCTAATTCTGTTTTAGCAGAAGCGGAGAGCATTCCAACTGCCATTCCAAAAGAAGAAATTAATAATCGTATAGATTTTAGAAATAAAAATGTTTTTACAATTGATCCAGAAGACGCAAAGGATTTTGATGATGCACTTTCTTTGGAACGATTGGAAAATGGAAACTTATCCATAGGAATTCATATTGCGGATGTGTCTCACTATGTAAAAAAAGATTCCGCACTTGATGTTGAAGCTCGAGAAAGAGGTAACAGCGTTTACTTTGTTGGAAGAGTAATTCCAATGCTGCCGGAAAAACTATCAAACCAAATTTGTTCACTAGTTCCTTTTGAAGACAGACTTACTTATTCCGTTATTGTTGAAATGACTCCACGCGGAAAAATTATCAACTACTTGATTGAAAAAACTATCATAAACAGTAAAAGAAGATTTACTTATGAAGAAGCTCAAAAAGTTATTGATACCGAAAAAGGAGATCTCGTTGAAGATATCTTGGAATTAAATAAGATTGCAGAGCTTTACAGAAAAAAAAGAATGCGGGAAGGCAGTTTTAATTTTATATCTCCTGAGGTAAAGTTTAATCTTGATGAAAATGGAGTTCCTGTTTCAATTTTAGTTAAGAAGTTACAACAAAGCAACATGCTAATAGAAGAATTTATGCTACTTGCAAACAAGTTGGTTGCAACTCAGATTGCAGTTCCAAAATCCGGGGCGGTAAAACCATTTGTTTATCGAATTCATGATTTGCCTGATCAAGAAAAAATTGTAGAATTTTCTCGGTTTGTAAAAACACTTGGTTACACATTTGATCCGAACGCCAGTTCAAAATCTATAGGATTCCAAAATCTTCTTAACCAGGTTAAAGGCAAGGAAGAAGAGGGTTTAATTAACGAGTTGGCAATTCGTTCAATGGCTAAAGCAGTTTATTCACCTGATAATATTGGACATTATGGATTGGGATTTAAGTATTACTCACATTTCACTTCTCCAATTAGAAGATATAGTGATTTAATTGTTCATCGTTTACTTTTTAATTATAAAAATTTAAAAAATGGTGAAATTTATTCACTTGCACAATTGGAAGAAATTTGCGAAAATATATCCGCAACTGAAAGAAATGCAGTTGAAGCGGAACGATTTAGCGTTAAGCAAAAACAGATCGAGTATTTAAAGAATCATCAGGGGAATGAATTTTCGGCAATAATTTCTGGTATAACAAATTTTGGAATTTTTGTTAAAATAACAGATATTCTTGCAGAAGGTTTGGTTAGATTAAGAGATCTTGATGATGATTATTACATTCACGATGAAAAAAAATACGCAATCGTCGGCAAGCGTACGAAAAAACAATATCGATTAGGGGATAAAATTTCTGTAAAACTTATCCGTGTTGATGAGGAAAGATCAGAGTTAGATTTTATAATACTTGAATCAAAGGAAGCAGGATGA